A genomic segment from Limisphaera ngatamarikiensis encodes:
- a CDS encoding CPBP family intramembrane glutamic endopeptidase: MDRQCPWSAEGLVRLFAGVLTCVLMGSWAGLLIRIGAGEVPVRVGWLALPGLAGLATALGFTLQRWTWDRFRRQLIGFSLSFYVGLVLLSLAHHWAGRSTAPPDYRQVLVAGLSFQGAALLLITRFLRSHGTTWRDSFGLDQSPVRALLLGAAAGCVVLPVAWTLQLLTMALLQRLHLTAEVQVAVQVLQDTTDWRRQLWLAAVAVGLAPPAEEALFRGLLFRSLQAAGYPRLAWWGTALLFALVHANAASFIALVLLALWLTWLFVRTGNLLAPIAAHAIFNALNFAAIQLYQHTWSGSG, encoded by the coding sequence ATGGATCGGCAGTGCCCATGGTCGGCTGAGGGGTTGGTACGCCTGTTTGCAGGCGTGCTCACCTGCGTGTTGATGGGGTCTTGGGCGGGTTTGCTCATCCGCATCGGGGCCGGTGAGGTCCCCGTGCGCGTGGGCTGGCTGGCCTTGCCCGGGCTGGCGGGTTTGGCGACAGCGCTGGGTTTCACCCTGCAGCGCTGGACCTGGGACCGTTTTCGGCGGCAGTTGATCGGCTTTTCGCTGTCGTTCTACGTGGGTCTGGTCCTCCTGAGCCTGGCTCATCACTGGGCCGGCCGCAGCACAGCCCCGCCGGATTACCGGCAGGTGCTCGTGGCCGGTCTGAGTTTTCAGGGGGCGGCGCTGCTCCTGATCACGCGGTTCCTCCGCAGTCACGGCACCACCTGGCGCGACTCCTTTGGCCTGGATCAGAGCCCCGTGCGCGCCCTGCTCCTCGGCGCCGCCGCCGGGTGTGTGGTGCTGCCCGTGGCGTGGACCTTGCAATTGCTCACCATGGCGCTGTTGCAGCGTTTGCACCTCACCGCGGAAGTCCAGGTGGCGGTTCAGGTGCTGCAGGATACCACCGATTGGCGCCGGCAATTGTGGTTGGCCGCGGTCGCCGTGGGTCTGGCCCCGCCCGCCGAAGAGGCCTTGTTTCGCGGGTTGTTGTTCCGTTCCCTTCAGGCGGCCGGGTACCCCCGTCTGGCCTGGTGGGGCACGGCCCTGCTGTTTGCCCTCGTGCACGCCAATGCAGCCTCGTTCATCGCGCTCGTGTTGCTGGCGCTCTGGTTGACTTGGTTGTTCGTGAGGACGGGCAACCTGCTTGCCCCCATCGCAGCTCATGCGATATTCAACGCCCTGAACTTCGCCGCCATCCAGCTTTATCAGCACACCTGGAGCGGCTCCGGATGA
- a CDS encoding preprotein translocase subunit SecA, which translates to MNASTLQIAVWTPTRVPPLTRGLDALVDRCIGYWQRRSARLHQLRNTAEEVIRLAPQLRICSDAVLRERLTGYREQFRRPDRVSEPVLREALAAVREAATRTIGLEPFPEQILGALALYRGFLAEMATGEGKTLTAGLAAVLFGWTRRPCHVVTVNDYLAERDAAWMRPLFEFCGVTSGCVLSTMDAAARRRAYACDVTYTTSKEVVADFLRDRLALGAAGSHPARLWLAQLVGTQPHPAPCVQRGLHTAIVDEADSVLIDEAVTPLIISASTNTPAEEEIYRRAWAVAASLQPGRHYRVDPRHRDVELLPPGRAALEEAWETVPRYWRSPWRREQLLRQALVAREFFHRNVQYVVQDRQVILVDEFTGRLMPHRRWRAGLHQLIEAREGLPLTPPDQTLARLSFQRFFRLYRHLCGMTGTAQEAAAEFWHVYRLPVLVIPRHRPCIREQWPDCVFPDTESKWRAVVEEIGRVHATGRPVLVGTRSVAASEELARRLREAGLEFNLLNATRHREEAAIVAQAGQPGRITIATNMAGRGTDIKLGPGVAALGGLHVIATEKHESPRIDRQLYGRAGRQGDPGSARAFLSLEDELFRRFLPGSLRRALTHMLRHWVPGSERAAAAACVLAQHRAAREAYRQRLRVLRHDTWLDESLSFVPPERL; encoded by the coding sequence GTGAACGCGAGCACGCTCCAGATCGCAGTATGGACGCCCACGCGGGTGCCGCCCCTGACCAGGGGCCTGGACGCCCTGGTGGACCGCTGCATCGGCTACTGGCAACGTCGGAGCGCCCGACTGCACCAGCTCCGCAACACGGCCGAGGAAGTGATCCGGCTGGCCCCCCAACTGCGGATTTGCTCGGACGCCGTGCTGCGCGAGCGCCTGACCGGGTACCGCGAACAGTTCCGCCGACCCGACCGGGTGAGTGAACCGGTTCTCCGGGAGGCCCTGGCAGCGGTCCGGGAAGCAGCGACACGCACAATCGGCTTGGAACCGTTTCCCGAGCAGATCCTGGGTGCCCTGGCGCTGTATCGCGGGTTCCTTGCCGAAATGGCCACCGGCGAGGGCAAAACCCTCACCGCCGGCCTGGCCGCAGTCCTTTTCGGCTGGACCCGTCGCCCCTGCCACGTCGTCACGGTCAACGATTACCTGGCCGAACGCGATGCCGCCTGGATGAGACCCCTGTTCGAGTTCTGCGGGGTAACCTCCGGTTGCGTGCTCTCCACCATGGACGCCGCGGCACGTCGCCGCGCCTATGCCTGCGACGTCACCTACACCACCAGCAAGGAGGTGGTGGCCGATTTTCTCCGGGACCGTCTGGCCCTGGGGGCGGCCGGCTCCCATCCGGCACGACTCTGGCTGGCCCAACTGGTGGGCACGCAACCGCACCCGGCACCCTGCGTCCAACGGGGCCTCCACACCGCCATTGTGGACGAGGCGGACAGTGTCCTCATTGACGAGGCCGTCACCCCGCTGATCATTTCGGCCTCCACCAACACGCCCGCAGAGGAGGAAATCTACCGCCGGGCCTGGGCGGTGGCCGCCTCGCTGCAGCCGGGTCGGCACTACCGCGTGGATCCCCGCCATCGCGACGTCGAGCTGCTCCCGCCCGGCCGCGCCGCCCTGGAGGAAGCTTGGGAAACCGTGCCCCGCTACTGGCGCAGCCCGTGGCGACGCGAACAACTGTTGCGTCAGGCCCTGGTGGCCCGCGAATTCTTCCATCGCAACGTCCAGTACGTGGTCCAGGATCGGCAAGTCATCCTGGTGGATGAATTCACCGGCCGGCTCATGCCGCACCGACGCTGGCGCGCCGGGCTCCACCAGCTCATCGAAGCCAGGGAAGGCCTGCCCCTGACGCCGCCCGACCAGACCCTGGCCCGGCTCAGTTTCCAGCGATTCTTCCGCCTCTACCGCCACCTCTGTGGCATGACCGGCACCGCCCAAGAGGCCGCGGCCGAATTCTGGCACGTCTACCGACTGCCGGTCCTCGTGATCCCGCGACACCGACCCTGCATCCGTGAACAGTGGCCGGATTGCGTGTTCCCGGACACCGAAAGCAAATGGCGCGCCGTGGTGGAGGAGATCGGCCGGGTCCATGCCACCGGCCGACCGGTCCTGGTGGGCACGCGCAGCGTCGCCGCCAGCGAAGAACTGGCCCGCCGGCTGCGCGAAGCTGGCCTGGAGTTCAACCTCCTCAACGCCACGCGGCATCGCGAAGAAGCCGCCATCGTCGCGCAGGCCGGTCAACCGGGACGAATCACCATCGCCACCAACATGGCCGGACGCGGCACGGACATCAAACTGGGCCCGGGCGTGGCCGCCCTGGGCGGCTTGCACGTCATCGCTACGGAAAAGCATGAAAGTCCGCGAATTGACCGGCAATTGTACGGCCGCGCCGGGCGCCAGGGCGATCCGGGCAGTGCCCGTGCCTTTCTGAGTCTGGAAGACGAACTGTTCCGCCGTTTCCTGCCCGGTTCACTGCGTCGGGCGTTGACCCACATGCTCCGCCACTGGGTTCCGGGATCGGAACGCGCCGCCGCGGCGGCCTGTGTCCTGGCCCAACATCGGGCAGCCCGGGAAGCCTATCGACAACGTTTGCGTGTGTTGCGGCACGACACCTGGCTGGACGAATCTCTCAGCTTCGTGCCGCCCGAACGCCTTTAA
- a CDS encoding efflux RND transporter periplasmic adaptor subunit produces the protein MKNSKLVHRRRDCSARVRTWLAAACMVAWLARGTEPAPGITEAMYDGTLSLPVAGIVTRCPVREGSAVRAGDVLLELDTALEELEVTRRRLVLENRRTEYEALRRLFEQNSISVKKEELDKARADYQIAETELRMAEEQLRRRRLVAPCDGVVVDVLPEVGEAVQAYQPLVRLVDTRRVRFTANLEPAWCAALQPGRTVTVELDAAPAPVRVQGRVAFVSPVADPASGLRRVEVWFENPEGAVAPGVAGRLIPETTAGPPPSPTLKVP, from the coding sequence ATGAAAAACTCGAAACTTGTACACCGCAGAAGGGATTGTTCCGCCCGTGTGCGGACCTGGCTGGCTGCAGCCTGCATGGTGGCCTGGCTGGCACGGGGGACCGAACCGGCCCCCGGCATCACCGAGGCCATGTACGACGGCACACTCAGCCTGCCGGTGGCGGGAATCGTCACCCGATGCCCCGTGCGCGAAGGCTCGGCCGTGCGCGCCGGGGATGTGTTGCTGGAACTCGACACCGCCCTGGAAGAGCTCGAAGTCACACGCCGACGATTGGTTTTGGAAAACCGCCGGACCGAATACGAAGCCCTCCGGCGGCTCTTCGAGCAGAACAGCATTTCGGTGAAGAAGGAGGAACTCGACAAGGCACGGGCCGATTACCAGATCGCCGAAACCGAACTGCGAATGGCCGAGGAACAACTCCGTCGGCGCCGGCTGGTGGCGCCCTGCGACGGTGTGGTGGTGGACGTCCTGCCCGAGGTGGGGGAAGCGGTGCAGGCCTACCAACCGCTGGTTCGGCTGGTGGACACCCGCCGCGTGCGCTTCACCGCCAACCTGGAACCGGCATGGTGCGCCGCACTGCAGCCCGGCCGGACGGTGACGGTGGAACTGGACGCTGCACCGGCACCGGTGCGCGTGCAGGGCAGGGTCGCCTTTGTCTCGCCGGTGGCAGATCCGGCCAGCGGCCTGCGGCGCGTGGAGGTCTGGTTCGAAAACCCCGAGGGCGCCGTGGCCCCGGGCGTGGCCGGTCGACTCATCCCCGAAACCACCGCCGGACCTCCCCCCTCGCCAACCCTGAAAGTGCCATGA
- a CDS encoding HlyD family efflux transporter periplasmic adaptor subunit: protein MNTANMTEIPASAAERFEAGLQRLNTLRLFEGPPEEFWALFQETTTLLAGARAGVLFRQEDGAPLQPVRQWPEHLHLQPGLQLFWRAAPEVARAVAGREAALAPLNGAGKGPGSYALAVRWETAEPGPRLISVFYLESASEVQAAAALRHLRLMADTPRLYQLRQRVQQARETLGQLASVTDLMAVLNAHDRFPALALALVNELAGRLECTRVALGWRRGPYIRLQAISHTDRFERKMEAVRRLEQAMEEAMDQNDILRWPADPSDPHVTRDHAALAAFQGVAYVISVPLRVQGQVVGVLTCERANRPFGETDQQFLGLVAELVVRRLAERFEADRWVGARAAAAARRRLARWLGPEHTWAKVGALAGVTALAVLLLGGMTYRVEAPFELQTEDVAVLTAPFAGYIAEVPHEVGDVVPSGDLLLSLDTRELLLEEAAALADLDRALREAEKARAAGALADMRVAEAQARQARARLGLIRHRLSQAHLRSPFDGVVVEGDLKEHLGAPVRPGDPLFRVARLDRLYFECRVRETDIHEVRPGAPGEVAFLSQPRLKFPVRVERIEPAAQTHEGQNVYLVRCTTLDPPPEWWRPGMTGVAKLEVGHRTFFWILTHRTVDFLRLFFWL, encoded by the coding sequence ATGAACACGGCGAACATGACGGAAATCCCGGCCTCAGCCGCTGAACGGTTCGAGGCGGGTTTGCAACGCCTGAACACGCTGCGCCTGTTCGAAGGCCCGCCCGAAGAATTCTGGGCTCTGTTCCAGGAAACCACCACCCTGTTGGCCGGTGCCCGGGCCGGCGTGCTGTTCCGACAGGAGGATGGCGCGCCGTTGCAGCCGGTGCGACAATGGCCGGAACACCTCCACCTTCAACCCGGCCTGCAACTCTTCTGGCGGGCCGCGCCGGAGGTGGCCCGGGCCGTGGCCGGACGCGAAGCCGCGCTGGCACCTCTGAACGGTGCCGGCAAGGGCCCCGGCTCGTATGCACTGGCCGTGCGATGGGAAACAGCCGAGCCCGGCCCGCGCCTGATCTCGGTGTTTTACCTGGAATCGGCCAGCGAGGTTCAGGCCGCAGCGGCTCTGCGGCACCTGCGGTTGATGGCCGATACACCCCGGCTCTACCAACTGCGTCAGCGGGTGCAACAAGCCCGGGAAACACTGGGTCAACTCGCCTCGGTAACGGACCTGATGGCCGTCCTCAATGCGCACGACCGTTTCCCGGCCCTGGCACTGGCCCTGGTGAACGAACTGGCCGGCCGCCTGGAATGCACGCGGGTGGCTCTGGGTTGGCGCCGCGGACCCTACATCCGTCTGCAGGCCATCAGTCACACCGACCGGTTCGAACGGAAAATGGAAGCCGTGCGCCGACTGGAACAGGCCATGGAAGAGGCCATGGACCAGAACGACATCCTCCGGTGGCCGGCCGACCCTTCCGACCCGCACGTGACCCGCGACCACGCCGCCCTGGCGGCCTTCCAGGGCGTGGCGTATGTGATTTCCGTCCCGCTCCGAGTCCAGGGTCAGGTCGTGGGCGTGTTGACCTGTGAACGAGCCAACCGCCCCTTCGGTGAGACGGATCAACAGTTTCTCGGGCTGGTGGCCGAACTGGTGGTCCGCCGACTGGCCGAACGGTTCGAGGCGGACCGCTGGGTCGGCGCCCGCGCCGCCGCAGCCGCTCGCCGTCGCCTGGCCCGTTGGCTGGGCCCGGAACACACCTGGGCCAAGGTGGGCGCCCTGGCCGGGGTCACTGCCCTGGCCGTCCTGCTGTTGGGCGGCATGACCTACCGCGTGGAAGCCCCCTTCGAACTGCAGACCGAGGACGTGGCGGTACTGACCGCGCCGTTTGCCGGTTACATCGCCGAGGTGCCTCACGAGGTCGGCGACGTGGTGCCCTCGGGCGACCTGTTGTTGTCGCTGGACACGCGCGAGCTGTTGCTGGAAGAAGCGGCCGCACTGGCCGATCTGGACCGCGCCCTGCGCGAAGCCGAAAAGGCCCGCGCCGCCGGTGCATTGGCCGACATGCGCGTGGCGGAAGCCCAAGCCCGACAGGCCCGGGCACGCCTCGGCTTGATCCGGCACCGGCTGTCCCAAGCCCACCTGCGCAGTCCCTTTGACGGCGTGGTGGTGGAGGGCGATCTGAAGGAACACCTGGGCGCGCCCGTGCGGCCCGGCGACCCGCTGTTCCGGGTGGCGCGACTGGACCGGTTGTACTTCGAATGCCGCGTGCGCGAGACCGACATCCACGAGGTCCGGCCCGGCGCGCCGGGCGAGGTCGCCTTCCTGAGCCAGCCCCGCCTCAAGTTTCCCGTCCGCGTCGAACGAATCGAACCCGCCGCCCAAACCCACGAGGGTCAAAACGTCTACCTGGTCCGTTGCACCACGCTGGATCCGCCCCCCGAATGGTGGCGTCCCGGCATGACCGGCGTGGCCAAATTGGAGGTCGGTCACCGAACCTTCTTCTGGATCCTCACCCATCGCACGGTCGATTTCCTGCGCCTGTTCTTCTGGCTCTGA
- a CDS encoding TolC family protein has translation MKGPLTAVTVWLSGWTLVWVLVNRAPAGQGPGQAQTGPDTVWELTLTNYLRTVLEANETLQARWLESVAAWRRARAERGAFEPELFASVQRQINERLNTVEQQRSTLTSVFSERNNIYQGGLEGLLPSGARVRVGYTLRDLKNNLQSQPLFLFRGATNGEFVTFVGVSVTQPLLKDAGPAATLAALRIAALESDIAFHEYRRQLMITLAQAEDAYWNLYLAQEQVRFFEESLATAEKLLEDNRKRFEAGRGSELEILEAEAGVALRRAKLEEALQKREEAAARVLAFCSRTLSESRTRVVAVDTPPPEAAEPDSFALWQAAWQRNPDYQIQRFKVMQEANRVGYQRNQRLPELNLVGSYGWNGLGETPGDSWAVVEDGGFPSWTLGLELRFPVGGGIKQRNQFRAARLQYEAAELALRELERQIANALEVVRQKLRATRAGIEGYEALVRFNRTLLESALARLEVGKLDSRKVLEIEQDLLEARNQLAETLVQRQRAILELEVVSGRLLEARGCEPDRTQLAAGLRRWQTRADEIVAAGSANPEPARPTDPAGHETPAQRRALEALRRQPDVTP, from the coding sequence GTGAAGGGACCCCTGACTGCGGTAACGGTTTGGCTGTCTGGCTGGACACTGGTTTGGGTGCTGGTGAACCGGGCACCCGCGGGGCAGGGTCCGGGACAGGCGCAAACCGGACCGGACACGGTCTGGGAGCTGACCCTGACCAACTACCTGCGGACGGTACTGGAGGCCAACGAGACGCTGCAGGCGCGCTGGTTGGAGAGCGTGGCGGCCTGGCGCCGGGCACGGGCCGAGCGGGGCGCGTTTGAACCGGAACTGTTCGCCTCGGTCCAGCGCCAGATCAACGAACGACTCAACACCGTCGAGCAACAACGAAGCACGTTGACCAGCGTCTTCAGCGAGCGGAACAACATCTATCAGGGCGGCCTGGAGGGTTTGTTACCCAGCGGGGCGCGCGTGCGGGTGGGCTACACGCTCCGGGATCTGAAAAACAACCTGCAAAGCCAGCCGCTGTTTTTGTTCCGCGGCGCCACCAATGGCGAGTTTGTCACGTTCGTGGGCGTGTCGGTGACGCAGCCACTGCTGAAGGACGCCGGGCCCGCGGCCACGTTGGCGGCCCTGCGCATCGCGGCGCTGGAATCGGACATCGCTTTTCACGAGTACCGGCGACAATTGATGATCACGCTGGCACAGGCCGAGGACGCCTACTGGAACCTGTACCTGGCCCAGGAGCAGGTCCGGTTCTTTGAAGAGTCGCTGGCCACGGCGGAAAAACTGCTGGAAGACAACCGGAAAAGGTTTGAGGCGGGGCGGGGTTCGGAGTTGGAGATCCTGGAGGCGGAGGCGGGTGTGGCGCTACGACGCGCCAAGCTGGAGGAAGCCCTGCAAAAACGGGAAGAAGCAGCCGCCCGCGTCCTGGCGTTTTGCTCGCGCACGCTGAGCGAGAGCCGGACCCGGGTGGTGGCCGTGGACACCCCGCCGCCGGAGGCCGCAGAACCGGATTCCTTCGCCTTGTGGCAGGCTGCCTGGCAACGGAATCCGGACTATCAGATTCAGCGCTTCAAGGTCATGCAGGAAGCCAATCGCGTGGGTTACCAGCGCAACCAGCGGCTGCCCGAGCTGAACCTCGTGGGCAGCTACGGCTGGAACGGCCTGGGCGAGACGCCGGGGGATTCCTGGGCGGTGGTGGAGGATGGCGGATTCCCCAGTTGGACACTGGGACTGGAACTGCGATTTCCCGTGGGCGGTGGCATCAAACAGCGGAACCAATTCCGCGCCGCGCGACTCCAATATGAAGCGGCGGAACTGGCGCTGCGCGAACTGGAACGCCAGATCGCCAACGCCCTCGAGGTGGTCCGGCAAAAACTCCGGGCCACACGCGCCGGGATCGAAGGTTACGAGGCCCTCGTGCGATTCAATCGCACCTTGTTGGAATCCGCACTGGCCCGCCTGGAAGTGGGCAAGCTGGACAGTCGCAAGGTGCTGGAAATCGAGCAGGACCTTTTGGAAGCGCGGAATCAGCTGGCGGAAACCCTGGTCCAACGTCAACGCGCAATCCTGGAGCTGGAGGTGGTCAGCGGGCGGCTCCTGGAGGCACGCGGATGCGAACCGGATCGCACGCAATTGGCGGCGGGTCTGCGCCGGTGGCAGACCCGCGCGGATGAAATCGTCGCAGCCGGTTCGGCAAACCCGGAGCCCGCCCGGCCCACCGATCCGGCCGGGCACGAAACCCCGGCTCAGCGTCGAGCCCTGGAGGCGCTGCGGCGGCAACCGGACGTGACCCCATGA
- a CDS encoding YqgE/AlgH family protein, whose product MAVGKSLKGYLLLDSGQLSGSFFARTVILICRHDEDGAFGLVLNRPTGTRVGEVLLADLPDSLRELPLYLGGPVEPTTMCYLHSDVLLPDADVMPNLSLGMSLEKLVELGESFSPEKKVKFFAGYSGWAPGQLEDEIRRKAWLTHPASLDVVFDEDTENLWARVLRKKGWRYRLLSQIPDNPSLN is encoded by the coding sequence ATGGCAGTGGGCAAATCGCTGAAAGGTTATTTGCTACTGGACAGCGGGCAGTTGAGCGGATCGTTCTTCGCGCGGACGGTGATTCTCATCTGCCGGCACGATGAGGACGGTGCCTTCGGCCTGGTGCTGAACCGGCCCACCGGCACGCGCGTGGGCGAGGTGCTGCTGGCCGACCTGCCGGATTCGCTGCGTGAGTTGCCCCTGTATCTGGGCGGCCCGGTCGAGCCCACCACCATGTGTTACCTTCACTCGGACGTCCTCCTGCCCGACGCCGACGTCATGCCCAATCTCAGCCTGGGGATGTCCCTGGAAAAACTGGTCGAGCTGGGCGAGTCGTTTTCACCAGAGAAAAAGGTCAAATTCTTCGCCGGCTATTCCGGTTGGGCCCCCGGTCAATTGGAGGATGAAATCCGGCGCAAGGCCTGGCTGACCCACCCGGCTTCGCTGGACGTGGTGTTCGACGAGGACACCGAGAACCTGTGGGCCCGGGTCCTCCGCAAAAAGGGATGGCGTTACCGGCTGCTTTCGCAGATCCCGGACAATCCCTCCCTCAACTGA
- a CDS encoding transketolase: MIETDLELLRGIANQLRIHCITATTAAGSGHPTSCLSAADLVAALFFGHMRFDPKNPKHPNNDRFILSKGHAAPLLYAAWAEAGFLPVEQLGQLRQITSDLEGHPTPRLPFVDVATGSLGQGLGIGVGMALAARQNGLDYRTYVLMGDGEIAEGAVWEAASLAGVRKLNNLIGIVDVNRLGQSEATAFGHDLATYRRRFEAFGWRVEDVDGHDLEEILEVLSGVGLGDQPLCILARTYKGAGVSFLQDKDGWHGKPLSKDEAARAIAELVPTARSAAGVQIPAPSPMTPPERPVPAAYPPLHYQVGQMVATREAYGNALARMGEVDQRIVAMDGDTKNSTFAEKFAKKFPDRYTECYIAEQTLVAVAVGFSTRGFVPFASTFACFFTRAYDHIRVAGISRANIKLVGSHVGVSIGEDGPSQMGLEDLAMMRAVADSVVLYPCDAVSTEKLVEQMALRQGLCYLRTSRPKTPVIYNNDETFPIGGAKVLRQKEGDRVTVVAAGVTLHEALKAADRLAQEGIGITVIDAYSIKPLAADVILNAARRTRNLVVTVEDHYAEGGLGDAVAGELSAQGVQVHKLAVRELPRSGKPDELLARYGINADAIVARVRALA, translated from the coding sequence ATGATTGAGACCGACTTGGAACTGCTGAGGGGAATCGCAAATCAGTTGCGGATTCACTGCATCACCGCGACCACGGCGGCCGGCAGTGGGCACCCGACATCCTGCCTGTCCGCCGCCGACCTGGTGGCGGCGCTGTTCTTCGGGCACATGAGGTTCGACCCGAAGAATCCGAAGCATCCGAACAACGACCGATTCATTCTATCCAAAGGCCACGCGGCGCCGCTGTTGTACGCGGCCTGGGCCGAGGCCGGTTTCCTGCCGGTTGAACAACTGGGCCAGCTCCGGCAGATCACCTCCGACCTTGAAGGCCATCCCACGCCGCGGCTGCCGTTTGTGGACGTGGCCACGGGTTCGTTGGGCCAGGGGCTGGGCATCGGGGTCGGCATGGCCCTGGCCGCCCGTCAAAACGGGTTGGACTACCGGACCTATGTGCTGATGGGCGACGGTGAGATTGCCGAAGGCGCCGTTTGGGAGGCTGCTTCGCTGGCCGGCGTCCGTAAACTGAACAACCTCATCGGCATCGTGGACGTGAACCGGCTGGGCCAGAGCGAGGCCACGGCGTTCGGGCACGATCTGGCGACGTATCGGCGCCGGTTCGAAGCCTTCGGTTGGCGGGTGGAAGACGTGGACGGCCATGACCTGGAGGAAATTCTGGAGGTGTTGAGCGGGGTGGGCCTGGGCGATCAACCCCTCTGCATTCTGGCCCGGACCTACAAGGGCGCGGGGGTGTCGTTCCTCCAGGACAAGGACGGGTGGCATGGCAAACCGCTCAGCAAGGATGAAGCCGCCAGGGCCATTGCGGAGTTGGTGCCCACGGCGCGATCGGCGGCAGGGGTCCAGATCCCGGCCCCATCCCCCATGACACCGCCGGAGCGACCCGTGCCCGCCGCGTATCCGCCCCTGCACTATCAGGTGGGGCAGATGGTGGCCACGCGCGAGGCTTACGGAAACGCCCTGGCGCGGATGGGCGAGGTGGACCAGCGCATCGTGGCCATGGACGGCGACACCAAAAACTCCACCTTTGCGGAAAAGTTCGCCAAGAAATTCCCGGACCGGTACACCGAGTGTTACATCGCCGAGCAGACATTGGTGGCGGTGGCGGTCGGATTCAGCACGCGCGGGTTTGTGCCGTTTGCCTCCACGTTTGCCTGTTTCTTCACGCGCGCCTACGACCACATCCGCGTGGCGGGGATTTCGCGGGCGAACATCAAGCTGGTGGGTTCGCACGTCGGCGTGAGCATCGGCGAGGACGGCCCTTCGCAAATGGGACTGGAAGACCTTGCCATGATGCGGGCCGTAGCCGATTCGGTGGTGTTGTATCCCTGTGACGCGGTGAGCACGGAGAAGCTGGTGGAACAGATGGCGCTGCGGCAGGGGCTGTGCTACCTGCGGACCTCGCGGCCCAAGACGCCCGTGATCTACAACAACGACGAAACCTTCCCCATTGGCGGCGCCAAGGTGCTCCGACAGAAGGAAGGTGACCGCGTGACGGTGGTGGCCGCGGGTGTCACCCTGCACGAGGCCCTGAAGGCCGCCGATCGCCTGGCCCAGGAAGGCATCGGGATCACCGTCATCGACGCTTACAGCATCAAACCGCTGGCCGCGGACGTAATTCTGAACGCGGCGCGACGAACGCGGAACCTGGTGGTGACGGTGGAGGACCACTACGCCGAGGGCGGTCTGGGCGATGCCGTGGCCGGGGAACTGAGCGCGCAGGGTGTGCAGGTCCACAAACTGGCGGTGCGCGAGCTGCCGCGCTCGGGCAAACCGGACGAACTGCTGGCCCGGTACGGGATCAACGCCGATGCGATTGTGGCCAGGGTGCGTGCCCTGGCGTGA
- a CDS encoding thiamine-phosphate kinase — MDEFALIETLVRGLPGRPEVIVPAGDDCAVLRPAGDDRDWLFKTDAVVEGVHFTPDAPPEKVGHKALGRCLSDLAAMGGQPFAAVITLGLPASFQPDHVQRVYAGLSDLARRHQVAVVGGETTRSPGGMFLSVALWGWVPRGRAVLRSGARPGDAIFVTGELGGSAEGKHLDFEPRVAEAWWLVNHFDVHAMIDLSDGLASDLRHVLRASGVGAELLKRAIPISRAARRAALRSSAAKPPLVAALTDGEDFELLFTVAARDAVPLLDAWKKAFPGLRLSCIGKILAEPTLVLRDRQGVQPLTLQGYRHFAETPSDPET, encoded by the coding sequence ATGGACGAGTTTGCCTTGATCGAAACCCTCGTGCGCGGCCTGCCGGGCCGACCCGAAGTGATCGTGCCTGCCGGTGACGATTGCGCCGTGCTCCGGCCCGCAGGCGACGACCGCGACTGGCTGTTCAAAACCGATGCCGTGGTCGAAGGGGTCCACTTCACCCCGGACGCGCCCCCGGAAAAGGTCGGGCACAAGGCGCTGGGACGGTGCCTGAGTGATTTGGCGGCCATGGGCGGGCAACCCTTCGCCGCCGTGATCACGCTGGGCCTGCCCGCGTCGTTTCAACCGGATCACGTGCAGCGCGTGTATGCGGGTCTGTCCGATCTGGCCCGGCGCCATCAGGTGGCCGTGGTGGGGGGCGAAACCACGCGCAGCCCGGGCGGCATGTTCCTCTCGGTCGCGCTCTGGGGCTGGGTGCCGCGAGGCCGCGCCGTGTTGCGGTCCGGCGCCCGCCCCGGCGACGCCATCTTCGTCACGGGTGAACTGGGTGGTTCGGCAGAGGGAAAACACCTGGATTTCGAACCCCGCGTGGCCGAGGCATGGTGGCTGGTCAACCATTTCGACGTCCACGCAATGATCGACCTGAGCGATGGCTTGGCCAGTGACCTGCGCCACGTGTTGCGCGCCAGCGGAGTGGGGGCCGAACTTCTCAAACGCGCCATCCCCATCAGCCGGGCCGCCCGCCGGGCCGCCCTCCGTTCCAGCGCCGCCAAACCGCCACTCGTCGCAGCCCTCACCGATGGCGAGGATTTTGAGCTGCTGTTCACCGTGGCGGCCCGCGACGCAGTCCCCCTGCTGGATGCTTGGAAAAAGGCGTTCCCCGGCCTCCGCCTCTCCTGCATCGGCAAGATCCTGGCCGAACCCACCCTGGTCCTCCGCGACCGCCAGGGTGTCCAACCCCTGACCCTCCAGGGCTACCGCCACTTCGCCGAAACCCCGTCCGACCCCGAAACCTGA